The following are from one region of the Saccharomyces cerevisiae S288C chromosome I, complete sequence genome:
- the BOL1 gene encoding Bol1p (Mitochondrial matrix protein involved in Fe-S cluster biogenesis; facilitates [4Fe-2S] cluster inception into mitochondrial proteins such as lipoate synthase and succinate dehydrogenase; interacts and may function with Grx5p at an early step in Fe-S cluster biosynthesis; forms dimeric complexes with Grx5p and Nfu1p that alter the stability of shared Fe/S clusters; sequence similarity to human BOLA family member, BOLA1 and S. pombe uvi31, a putative DNA repair protein), whose protein sequence is MFKRAMSTDGPVARTILKRLECGFPDYKNFAFGLYNDSHKHKGHAGVQGNVSAETHFRIEMVSKKFEGLKLPQRHRMVYSLLQDEMAQANGIHALQLSLKTPQEYESKAK, encoded by the coding sequence ATGTTCAAGAGAGCAATGAGCACAGATGGTCCCGTGGCACGTACCATCCTGAAGAGACTGGAATGCGGCTTTCCAGATTACAAGAACTTTGCGTTTGGCCTCTACAACGATTCTCACAAGCATAAGGGCCATGCTGGTGTACAGGGAAATGTCTCTGCTGAGACACATTTCCGGATTGAGATGGTCAGTAAAAAGTTCGAAGGCCTGAAACTTCCACAACGCCATCGTATGGTTTATTCCCTCTTGCAAGACGAGATGGCTCAGGCGAACGGTATCCATGCTTTACAATTGTCACTAAAGACCCCACAGGAGTATGAATCCAAAGCGAAATAG
- the AIM2 gene encoding protein AIM2 (Cytoplasmic protein involved in mitochondrial function or organization; null mutant displays reduced frequency of mitochondrial genome loss; potential Hsp82p interactor), producing MASNQPGKCCFEGVCHDGTPKGRREEIFGLDTYAAGSTSPKEKVIVILTDVYGNKFNNVLLTADKFASAGYMVFVPDILFGDAISSDKPIDRDAWFQRHSPEVTKKIVDGFMKLLKLEYDPKFIGVVGYCFGAKFAVQHISGDGGLANAAAIAHPSFVSIEEIEAIDSKKPILISAAEEDHIFPANLRHLTEEKLKDNHATYQLDLFSGVAHGFAARGDISIPAVKYAKEKVLLDQIYWFNHFSNV from the coding sequence ATGGCATCTAATCAACCTGGCAAGTGTTGCTTTGAAGGAGTTTGTCACGATGGAACACCCAAGGGTCGTCGTGAAGAAATCTTCGGTTTAGATACTTATGCAGCAGGCTCTACATCTCCCAAGGAAAAAGTTATAGTTATCTTGACAGATGTGTATGGCAATAAATTCAACAATGTTTTATTAACGGCCGACAAATTTGCTAGTGCTGGGTACATGGTCTTTGTTCCCGATATTTTATTCGGCGATGCTATCTCATCGGACAAACCAATTGATCGTGATGCCTGGTTTCAAAGACATTCTCCTGAAGTCACCAAGAAAATTGTTGATGGATTCATGAAGTTGTTAAAACTTGAATATGACCCAAAGTTTATTGGCGTTGTGGGTTACTGTTTTGGTGCAAAGTTTGCCGTCCAACACATTAGTGGCGACGGGGGTCTTGCCAATGCTGCAGCCATTGCACATCCATCTTTCGTCAGCATCGAGGAAATTGAAGCAATTGATAGCAAGAAACCAATATTGATTTCAGCAGCGGAAGAGGATCACATCTTTCCGGCAAACTTAAGACACTTAACGGAGgaaaaattaaaggatAATCACGCTACTTACCAGTTAGACCTCTTCAGTGGTGTGGCTCACGGGTTTGCAGCAAGAGGCGATATATCCATACCTGCCGTAAAATATGCGAAGGAGAAAGTCTTGCTCGACCAAATATACTGGTTCAATCATTTTTCGAATGTTTAA
- the BOL3 gene encoding Bol3p (Protein involved in Fe-S cluster transfer to mitochondrial clients; protects [4Fe-4S] clusters from damage due to oxidative stress by acting along with Nfu1p at a late step in the transfer of [4Fe-4S] clusters from the ISA complex to mitochondrial client proteins like lipoate synthase and succinate dehydrogenase; sequence similarity to human BOLA family member, BOLA3, mutations of which are associated with Multiple Mitochondria Dysfunctions Syndrome (MMDS2)) has translation MKLPQTMLRSISVKHVRWPRILTGSKLWYSTQMAMTPEEKMITDKLQQELEPEVCKVQDVSGGCGSMFAINITSKKFNGLSLIKQHQLVNRILRDDISRWHGLQLTTKKSTGKGPASS, from the coding sequence ATGAAGCTCCCACAGACCATGCTACGTTCTATATCTGTGAAGCATGTCCGGTGGCCAAGGATTCTGACGGGCTCAAAGCTTTGGTACTCAACGCAGATGGCAATGACTCCGGAGGAGAAGATGATCACCGATAAACTACAACAGGAACTGGAACCTGAAGTGTGTAAAGTGCAAGACGTTTCCGGTGGCTGCGGATCCATGTTTGCTATCAACATAACAAGCAAGAAGTTCAACGGACTGAGTCTCATCAAGCAGCACCAGCTGGTGAACAGAATTTTGAGGGACGATATTTCCAGATGGCATGGCCTACAATTGACCACTAAGAAGTCAACTGGGAAGGGTCCGGCATCATCATGA
- the SPC72 gene encoding gamma-tubulin complex subunit SPC72 (Gamma-tubulin small complex (gamma-TuSC) receptor; recruits the gamma-TuSC complex to the cytoplasmic side of the SPB, connecting nuclear microtubules to the SPB; involved in astral microtubule formation, stabilization, and with Stu2p, anchoring astral MTs at the cytoplasmic face of the SPB, and regulating plus-end MT dynamics; regulated by Cdc5 kinase): MVRRWIPSGRHLRNNDNTGDDDDSEFTNSMDSGMSIPSLRDSMTTRSSHNDPIKPALMNDSNKVKNLEKELTNAKIKIQVLYEYIRRIPNKDGNAPSLGNDTDFRNSIIEGLNLEINKLKQDLKAKEVEYQDTLQFVQENLENSESIVNTINHLLSFILTHFNEQDENAHLLDKEERETLEETLELSSDYVLEKMDTLSKFIIQFLQDFLHSKSRAESKQDKEEFLSLAQSSPAGSQLESRDSPSSKEENTDGGYQNDEIHDSNNHIDTENVMANSTSLPISAVESRFEKTLDTQLEIVIENLHKEYDQFINSIRLKFEKSQKLEKIIASKLNEQSHLLDSLELEENSSSVIEKQDHLISQLKEKIESQSVLINNLEKLKEDIIKMKQNEKVLTKELETQTKINKLKENNWDSYINDLEKQINDLQIDKSEEFHVIQNQLDKLDLENYQLKNQLNTLDNQKLILSQYESNFIKFNQNLLLHLDSIFNILQKILQESSIAQFDRKMKSIKSVPNALKNLNLIQPKLESLYTFIETALESIINSYISSLISMETPEQPHQQGNELTATPNKELTLRIEELQRRWISERERRKLDANASEARIKALEQENESLRSKLFNLSINNP; the protein is encoded by the coding sequence ATGGTACGTCGATGGATTCCTAGTGGCAGGCATCTTCGCAATAATGACAACACtggtgatgatgacgacAGCGAGTTCACAAACTCGATGGATTCTGGGATGTCCATACCATCACTCAGGGACTCCATGACCACGAGGTCATCTCATAACGATCCCATCAAGCCTGCTCTGATGAACGATTCCAACAAagtcaaaaatttggaGAAGGAGTTGACTAATGCCAAAATCAAGATTCAAGTACTCTATGAATACATTCGCAGAATCCCTAATAAAGACGGCAATGCACCATCGCTGGGCAATGACACTGATTTTAGAAATTCGATTATCGAGGGTCTAAATCttgaaataaacaaattgaaacaGGATTTAAAGGCGAAGGAAGTCGAGTACCAAGATACGCTACAATTCGTTCAAGAGAATTTAGAAAATTCGGAAAGTATCGTGAATACGATCAATCACCTATTGTCCTTTATATTGACGCATTTTAATGAGCAAGATGAAAATGCCCATCTTCTTGATAAAGAAGAGAGGGAGACCCTGGAGGAAACTTTAGAGCTGAGCTCGGATTAtgttcttgaaaaaatggataCTTTGTCCAAGTTCATCATCCAATTCTTGCAGGACTTTTTGCATTCCAAAAGTCGAGCGGAATCAAAGCAGGATAAGGAAGAATTTCTTTCACTGGCCCAGTCCTCACCAGCAGGATCACAGTTAGAAAGTAGGGACTCACCATCAAGTAAAGAGGAGAATACTGATGGTGGATACCAGAATGACGAAATTCATGACAGTAACAACCACATTGATACAGAAAATGTAATGGCAAACAGTACTTCCTTACCAATTTCAGCCGTCGAGTCTCGTTTTGAGAAAACCTTAGACACTCAATTAGAGATTGTCATAGAAAATTTGCACAAAGAATATGATCAATTTATAAATTCCATTAGATTGAAATTCGAGAAATCGcaaaaattagaaaaaataatagcGTCCAAACTAAATGAGCAGTCTCATCTACTAGATTCCTTagaattggaagaaaattctAGTTCCGTTATAGAAAAACAAGATCATTTGATTTCCCAACTGAAGGAAAAGATCGAATCGCAATCTGTCTTGATAaacaatttggaaaaattgaaggaaGACATCATTaaaatgaaacaaaatgaaaaagttttaaCCAAAGAACTGGAAACTCAGaccaaaatcaataaactaaaggaaaataattgGGACAGCTACATCAATGACTTGGAAAAACAAATCAATGACCTTCAAATCGATAAATCAGAGGAATTCCACGTAATACAAAATCAGTTAGACAAATTAGACTTGGAGAATTACCAATTAAAAAATCAGTTAAATACTTTGGACAACCAAAAGTTAATACTATCCCAATATGAAAgcaattttatcaaatttaatCAGAACCTTTTACTACACCTTGAcagtattttcaatattctGCAGAAAATCTTACAAGAAAGTTCTATTGCCCAATTTGAcaggaaaatgaaatccATAAAATCTGTACCAAATGCgttgaaaaacttgaatTTGATTCAGCCCAAACTAGAATCGCTCTACACTTTTATAGAGACTGCATTAGAGTCCATAATAAACTCATATATCTCTTCACTGATTTCCATGGAAACCCCAGAGCAGCCACATCAACAGGGCAATGAATTAACGGCAACTCCAAATAAAGAACTGACCTTACGAATAGAGGAGTTACAAAGAAGATGGATATCCGAAAGAGAAAGACGGAAGCTCGATGCTAACGCTTCAGAAGCTCGAATCAAGGCTTTAGAACAGGAAAATGAGTCATTGAGATCGAAACTTTTCAACCTATCAATCAACAATCCCTAA
- the OAF1 gene encoding oleate-activated transcription factor OAF1 (Oleate-activated transcription factor; subunit of a heterodimeric complex with Pip2p, which binds to oleate-response elements (ORE) in the promoter of genes involved in beta-oxidation of fatty acids, peroxisome organization and biogenesis, activating transcription in the presence of oleate; regulates chromatin silencing at telomeres; involved in diauxic shift; OAF1 has a paralog, PIP2, that arose from the whole genome duplication): MVENSTQKAPHAGNDDNSSTKPYSEAFFLGFNNPTPGLEAEHSSTSPAPENSETHNRKRNRILFVCQACRKSKTKCDREKPECGRCVKHGLKCVYDVSKQPAPRIPSKDAIISRLEKDMFYWKDKAMKLLTEREVNESGKRSASPINTNNASGDSPDTKKQHKMEPIYEQSGNGDINNGTRNDIEINLYRSHPTMIMSKVMKREVKPLSENYIIIQDCFLKILVTSVFLDTSKNTMIPALTANANITRAQPSVANNLLKLKEMLIRQCQTEDEKNRVNEFTDRILQNTNSNRNLKIGMLLSMLYNSVGYQYLEDHCPQGGEYSDLLRNLINECEAILPSYEIIERYKNHFYEYVYPSLPFIELEIFEESLSQTIFPDPNNPSKVQIRMGSTHLRAKVENLSLLLVILKLSYMSIRFLDHSTADSSFYLSKEIIDKYPIPNDFILLSQRCLASENWCACANENIISCLLYIWSFFAFSPEEGDFFLEHPTDVISSLIMMLSTSIGLHRDPSDFPQLISPSTSDKRTLNHRRILWLSIVTVCSFEASLKGRHSVSPISLMALFLNIKDPDSLTVYMNRVRGDLSDINNHKLLRIHKFTFKRAQLALLLSDLDNLTMTYYGSFHLHSIEFIREKIEIFVEENFPIVPLKSVAQDKSDLDDMNVISEMNILSSENSSSFHNRIMNKLLMLRTSMAVFLHFETLITKDKSIFPFYKKYFMVSCMDALSLINYFNKFFNGEYRHAISSLTSFNVTKFIQLALSSTIFSLLGIILRIGLAIHMLSSEVQKLSGTTDPRIKELNTKVEKFSTLQRDLESALEGIYCSASEHLRFTYFPVFKMLALFDVIVQRMRKGELWHGIFTMIQMEQMHSRIIKTLSITLGVKLDKKDRLLEELMACNHVANFSVEDIDELNRNIKKEIQISSGLKPPVNTIDLTNGEPFGNAVPTFTKTWSSSLDNLEKLSSAAAVGQSLDYNSGLRQGPLAGGGSKEQTPIAGMNNLNNSINATPIVDNSSGSQLPNGFDRGQANNTPFPGYFGGLDLFDYDFLFGNDFA; encoded by the coding sequence ATGGTCGAAAATAGTACGCAGAAGGCCCCACATGCCggaaatgatgataatagCTCTACCAAGCCATATTCGGAGGCGTTTTTCTTAGGGTTCAATAACCCAACGCCTGGATTAGAAGCTGAGCACTCAAGCACATCGCCTGCCCCCGAGAACTCCGAAACACATAAtaggaaaagaaatagaatatTGTTTGTCTGCCAGGCTTGTAGGAAGTCAAAAACAAAGTGTGATAGAGAAAAACCTGAATGTGGTCGATGCGTCAAGCATGGGTTAAAATGTGTTTATGACGTATCAAAACAGCCAGCACCACGAATTCCGAGTAAAGACGCCATTATATCAAGGTTGGAAAAAGATATGTTTTATTGGAAAGATAAAGCTATGAAGCTACTAACAGAGAGAGAGGTGAATGAATCAGGCAAGAGATCAGCAAGTCCGATCAATACAAACAATGCTAGCGGGGACAGTCCTGATACCAAGAAGCAGCATAAAATGGAACCTATATATGAACAAAGTGGTAACGGGGATATAAACAATGGTACCAgaaatgatattgaaatcAACTTGTATAGAAGTCATCCAACCATGATCATGAGTAAAGTCATGAAAAGAGAAGTTAAGCCGTTATCTGAAAATTATATTATAATTCAGGACTGTTTTCTAAAAATCCTGGTCACTTCAGTGTTCCTTGACACTTCAAAGAACACGATGATACCGGCATTGACGGCAAACGCGAATATTACAAGAGCCCAGCCTAGCGTAGCAAATaaccttttgaaattgaaggaaatgCTAATCAGACAGTGTCAAAccgaagatgaaaaaaatcgtGTAAACGAATTCACTGATAGAATACTACAAAATACAAATTCAAATAGAAACTTGAAAATCGGTATGCTATTATCAATGCTTTACAATTCTGTCGGTTACCAATATCTGGAGGATCATTGCCCTCAAGGTGGCGAATATTCGGATTTATTGAGAAATTTGATCAATGAATGTGAAGCTATTTTGCCATCTTACGAAATTATTGAACGCTACAAGAACCACTTTTATGAGTACGTTTATCCAAGTCTACCTTTCATCGAAttagaaatttttgaagaatcaTTAAGTCAAACAATTTTTCCGGACCCAAACAACCCCTCCAAGGTGCAAATACGTATGGGTAGCACACATTTGAGAGCTAAGGTGGAAAACTTGAGTCTTCTATTGGTTATCTTGAAACTCTCATACATGTCAATAAGGTTTTTAGATCATAGTACAGCAGACTCGAGTTTTTATCTTTCAAAGGAAATAATTGATAAATACCCAATACCGAAcgattttattttattgagTCAAAGATGTCTAGCATCGGAAAATTGGTGTGCATGCGCTAATGAAAACATCATATCATGTTTACTATATATCTGgtctttttttgctttttctcCTGAAGAGGGTGATTTCTTTCTCGAGCACCCCACCGATGTTATCAGTAGTTTGATAATGATGCTTTCCACCTCGATTGGTCTCCACAGAGATCCTTCAGATTTCCCTCAATTGATTTCCCCGTCCACCTCAGATAAAAGAACCTTGAATCACAGAAGAATACTCTGGTTGAGTATCGTTACCGTTTGTTCGTTTGAAGCAAGTCTCAAAGGTAGACATTCTGTCTCACCGATATCTTTAATGGCCTTATTCCTAAATATTAAGGATCCTGATTCTCTGACGGTATATATGAACCGAGTTAGGGGCGATCTAAGCGATATCAATAATCACAAACTTTTGAGAATTCATAAATTTACATTCAAGAGAGCCCAGCTTGCGTTACTCCTGTCGGACTTAGATAACTTGACGATGACATACTATGGTAGTTTCCATTTGCATTCAATTGAATTCATAAGAGAAAAGATTGAGATTTTTGTGGAGGAAAACTTTCCCATAGTACCATTAAAAAGTGTCGCACAGGATAAGTCAGACCTTGATGACATGAATGTGATTTCAGAaatgaatatattatcttcagaaaattcttcttcatttcaCAATCGAATAATGAATAAACTATTGATGTTGAGAACTTCAATGGCCGTATTCTTGCATTTTGAAACACTTATCACTAAGGATAAAAGTATCTTCCCATTCTACAAGAAATACTTTATGGTTAGCTGTATGGATGCGTTGTCACTAATAAATTATTTCAATAAGTTTTTCAACGGAGAATATCGACACGCAATATCTTCTTTAACCAGTTTTAATgttacaaaatttattcAGTTAGCACTATCCAGCACAATCTTCAGCCTATTAGGGATTATACTAAGAATAGGTTTAGCCATCCATATGTTATCTTCTGAAGTACAAAAGTTATCGGGAACGACAGATCCAAGAATAAAGGAGTTAAATACCAAAGTCGAAAAATTTAGTACCCTGCAAAGAGATCTCGAGTCTGCTTTAGAAGGTATATATTGCTCTGCTTCGGAACATTTAAGATTCACATACTTCCCCGTTTTTAAGATGTTGGCTTTATTCGATGTCATTGTACAAAGGATGAGAAAGGGTGAATTATGGCACGGCATATTTACGATGATTCAAATGGAACAAATGCATTCTAGGATAATCAAGACATTAAGCATTACCTTAGGAGTCAAACTGGACAAAAAGGATAGGCTATTAGAGGAATTGATGGCATGCAATCACGTTGCGAATTTTAGCGTTGAAGATATAGATGAGCTGAACCgtaatatcaaaaaagagattcaaatttcttcagGATTGAAGCCGCCTGTAAACACAATTGACTTAACCAACGGCGAACCATTCGGAAATGCTGTTCCTACCTTCACAAAGACATGGAGTTCATCCTTAGATAATTTAGAAAAACTATCATCGGCCGCTGCAGTTGGTCAGAGCTTGGACTACAACAGTGGTTTACGTCAGGGTCCTTTGGCGGGTGGTGGTTCAAAAGAGCAAACGCCAATAGCCGGGATGAATAACTTGAACAATTCAATCAATGCTACACCAATTGTCGATAACTCATCTGGATCACAACTTCCTAATGGTTTCGATAGAGGCCAAGCGAATAATACTCCTTTTCCAGGTTATTTTGGAGGTTTGGATTTATTTGATTATGACTTTTTGTTTGGCAATGACTTTGcttaa
- the GEM1 gene encoding ERMES complex Ca(2+)-binding regulatory GTPase GEM1 (Outer mitochondrial membrane GTPase, subunit of the ERMES complex; potential regulatory subunit of the ERMES complex that links the ER to mitochondria and may promote inter-organellar calcium and phospholipid exchange as well as coordinating mitochondrial DNA replication and growth; cells lacking Gem1p contain collapsed, globular, or grape-like mitochondria; ortholog of metazoan Miro GTPases), protein MTKETIRVVICGDEGVGKSSLIVSLTKAEFIPTIQDVLPPISIPRDFSSSPTYSPKNTVLIDTSDSDLIALDHELKSADVIWLVYCDHESYDHVSLFWLPHFRSLGLNIPVILCKNKCDSISNVNANAMVVSENSDDDIDTKVEDEEFIPILMEFKEIDTCIKTSAKTQFDLNQAFYLCQRAITHPISPLFDAMVGELKPLAVMALKRIFLLSDLNQDSYLDDNEILGLQKKCFNKSIDVNELNFIKDLLLDISKHDQEYINRKLYVPGKGITKDGFLVLNKIYAERGRHETTWAILRTFHYTDSLCINDKILHPRLVVPDTSSVELSPKGYRFLVDIFLKFDIDNDGGLNNQELHRLFKCTPGLPKLWTSTNFPFSTVVNNKGCITLQGWLAQWSMTTFLNYSTTTAYLVYFGFQEDARLALQVTKPRKMRRRSGKLYRSNINDRKVFNCFVIGKPCCGKSSLLEAFLGRSFSEEYSPTIKPRIAVNSLELKGGKQYYLILQELGEQEYAILENKDKLKECDVICLTYDSSDPESFSYLVSLLDKFTHLQDLPLVFVASKADLDKQQQRCQIQPDELADELFVNHPLHISSRWLSSLNELFIKITEAALDPGKNTPGLPEETAAKDVDYRQTALIFGSTVGFVALCSFTLMKLFKSSKFSK, encoded by the coding sequence ATGACTAAAGAAACGATTCGGGTAGTTATTTGCGGTGATGAAGGGGTTGGTAAATCCAGTCTGATTGTATCATTAACAAAAGCTGAATTCATACCGACCATACAGGACGTGCTGCCACCCATCAGTATCCCAAGAGATTTCTCATCATCACCTACATATTCTCCTAAGAATACAGTACTTATAGACACTTCAGATTCGGACCTCATAGCTTTAGACCATGAGTTGAAGTCCGCCGACGTAATTTGGCTTGTGTATTGCGATCACGAATCGTATGACCATGTTTCTCTCTTTTGGTTGCCTCATTTCAGATCCCTGGGGTTGAATATTCCTGTCATTCtctgcaaaaataaatgtGATTCCATATCGAATGTTAATGCCAATGCAATGGTCGTGTCAGAGAAcagtgatgatgatatcGATACCAAAGTGgaggatgaagaatttaTCCCAATATTAATGGAGTTTAAAGAAATCGACACTTGCATTAAGACAAGTGCCAAGACACAGTTTGATCTTAACCAAGCGTTTTATCTTTGCCAAAGGGCTATAACACACCCAATATCACCTTTATTTGATGCCATGGTAGGTGAACTAAAGCCATTGGCTGTCATGGCtttaaaaagaatttttcttttaagCGATTTAAACCAGGACTCATATTTAGATGACAACGAAATCTTGGGCttacaaaaaaagtgcTTCAATAAGAGTATCGATGTAAACGAACTGAATTTTATTAAAGATTTGCTTTTGGATATTTCCAAGCACGATCAAGAGTACATTAACCGCAAGCTATACGTACCGGGAAAAGGCATCACCAAAGATGGTTTCCTTGTACTGAACAAAATATACGCTGAAAGGGGGAGACACGAAACTACATGGGCTATCCTAAGAACTTTCCATTACACAGATTCCTTGTGTATTAATGACAAAATTCTCCATCCGAGGTTGGTTGTCCCTGACACTTCCAGTGTGGAATTGAGCCCCAAGGGCTACAGATTTCTTgtagatatttttttgaagtttgATATCGACAATGATGGTGGTTTGAATAATCAAGAATTACATCGTCTATTTAAGTGCACACCAGGGCTGCCTAAACTATGGACCTCAACGAATTTCCCCTTCTCCACTGTCGTAAACAACAAGGGTTGCATCACCTTACAAGGCTGGCTAGCACAATGGAGTATGACGACTTTCTTGAACTATAGCACAACTACCGCTTACTTGGTGTATTTTGGCTTTCAGGAAGATGCAAGACTAGCCCTACAAGTAACCAAGCCAAGGAAAATGAGACGCCGTTCCGGGAAACTTTACAGATCCAATATCAATGACAGAAAAGTGTTCAATTGCTTTGTCATTGGAAAGCCATGTTGCGGCAAAAGCTCTTTGCTAGAGGCCTTCTTGGGCAGATCTTTCTCGGAGGAGTATTCTCCGACAATCAAACCAAGAATTGCAGTCAATAGTTTAGAACTCAAAGGTGGGAAACAGTACTATTTGATTTTGCAAGAACTTGGAGAACAGGAATACGCCATACTAGAGAATAAGGATAAGTTAAAAGAATGTGACGTAATCTGTCTAACATACGATTCCAGCGACCCAGAATCATTCTCCTACTTAGTTTCGCTTCTAGACAAATTCACACATTTACAAGATCTACCGTTGGTATTTGTAGCTTCTAAGGCAGATTTGGATAAGCAGCAACAAAGGTGTCAAATCCAACCAGATGAACTGGCAGACGAGCTATTTGTGAACCACCCACTGCACATATCATCCAGATGGCTAAGTTCCCTTAATGAATTGTTTATTAAAATCACAGAAGCTGCTCTTGATCCTGGCAAAAACACTCCGGGATTGCCAGAAGAAACAGCAGCAAAAGATGTCGACTACAGACAAACGGCTCTCATTTTTGGGTCCACTGTTGGATTCGTAGCACTATGTTCCTTTACGttaatgaaattattcaaatcatcaaaattcTCAAAATAA
- the GCV3 gene encoding glycine decarboxylase subunit H (H subunit of the mitochondrial glycine decarboxylase complex; glycine decarboxylase is required for the catabolism of glycine to 5,10-methylene-THF; also required for all protein lipoylation; expression is regulated by levels of 5,10-methylene-THF), translating to MLRTTRLWTTRMPTVSKLFLRNSSGNALNKNKLPFLYSSQGPQAVRYTSQHEWIAVHQDKTAFVGITKYATDALGDATYVELPEVGTEIAQGESLGSIESVKSASEIYQPADGTVEEINTNLEENPGVVNEDPMGDGWLVKMKLGEGVNVEQVEGLMSLEQYEKTLVHDD from the coding sequence ATGTTACGCACTACTAGACTATGGACCACCCGCATGCCCACTGTGAGCAAATTGTTTTTGAGAAACAGCTCCGGCAATGCCCTAAACAAGAATAAACTACCATTTTTGTACTCATCCCAAGGACCTCAAGCCGTGAGGTACACTTCCCAACATGAGTGGATAGCTGTGCATCAGGACAAGACTGCCTTTGTCGGAATTACAAAATACGCCACTGATGCCTTAGGGGACGCTACCTATGTTGAGTTGCCAGAAGTGGGCACTGAGATTGCCCAAGGTGAGTCGCTAGGGTCCATTGAGTCCGTCAAGTCAGCCTCCGAGATCTACCAGCCTGCCGATGGTACCGTAGAGGAAATTAACACTAATCTTGAGGAAAATCCAGGTGTGGTGAACGAAGATCCTATGGGTGACGGCTGGCTAGTCAAAATGAAGCTTGGTGAGGGCGTTAATGTGGAACAGGTCGAGGGTCTAATGTCCTTAGAACAGTACGAAAAGACACTGGTTCATGATGACTGA